One genomic segment of Ipomoea triloba cultivar NCNSP0323 chromosome 9, ASM357664v1 includes these proteins:
- the LOC116029395 gene encoding putative pentatricopeptide repeat-containing protein At3g13770, mitochondrial has product MSGRTCRVSLWRIKKYSVCTLYIYFLAELNRFTQFREPKGMLKKSTSFYGTKHFLSSILKIPWIYLQKQTLHSSPPNVSILEALCSDGDLTEALIEMGKQGVKMGFKDYNSLLNECIKQRAIREGQRLHAHMIKTLYHPAVFLRTRLIVFYVKCELLGDARWVFDEMPERNVVAWTAMISAYAQRGNFFEALDLFVQMLRSGMEPNEFTFATVLTSCMGTFGLQFGRQIHSLLIKTPFASHMYVGSSLLDMYAKAGRVHEARLVFSGLPERDVVSCTAMISGFSQQGLYEDAIDIFCKLQGEGMPSNYVTYTSLLNAISGLAAIEHGRQVHGHVIRSELPFYVVLQNSLIDMYSKCGNLIYARRIFDSMSERTVSTWNTMLVGYSKHGMGREAVDLFRKMREEDETSPDSITFLAVLSGCSHGGMEETGLDIFNELVAGENKVDLGMEHYGCVVDLLGRSGQVERAYQFIQQMPFEPSTSILGSVLGACSFHLNVDIGELVGNRLLEIEPGCAGNYVILSNIYASAGRWGDARRVRKLMEEKLVVKEPGMSCV; this is encoded by the exons ATGAGTGGAAGAACGTGCAGAG ttTCACTATGGCGCATCAAAAAATATTCGGTCTGcacattatacatatatttcctgGCAGAGCTGAACAGATTCACCCAATTTAGGGAACCTAAAGGGATGCTCAAGAAATCTACTTCTTTTTATGGTACcaaacattttctttcttccatCCTGAAGATCCCATGGATTTACCTCCAAAAACAAACCTTGCATTCTTCCCCTCCAAATGTTTCGATTCTTGAAGCTCTATGCTCCGATGGTGACTTAACAGAAGCTTTGATTGAGATGGGCAAACAAGGAGTGAAGATGGGTTTCAAGGACTATAACAGTCTGCTAAACGAATGTATAAAACAGAGGGCGATAAGGGAAGGGCAAAGGCTGCATGCCCACATGATCAAGACGCTTTACCACCCTGCTGTCTTTCTCAGGACTAGGCTGATTGTTTTCTATGTAAAATGTGAGCTTTTGGGGGATGCTAGAtgggtgtttgatgaaatgcctgaGAGGAATGTGGTGGCTTGGACTGCGATGATTTCTGCCTATGCTCAGAGAGGGAATTTCTTTGAAGCTCTCGATCTTTTCGTTCAGATGTTGAGATCAG GAATGGAACCAAACGAGTTCACTTTTGCCACGGTGCTCACATCTTGTATGGGTACATTTGGTCTCCAATTCGGAAGGCAAATCCACAGTCTCTTGATCAAGACTCCCTTTGCGTCTCATATGTATGTTGGAAGTTCACTTCTTGATATGTATGCCAAAGCTGGTAGGGTACACGAAGCTCGACTTGTGTTTTCAGGTCTGCCAGAAAGGGATGTTGTTTCCTGCACTGCCATGATTTCGGGCTTTTCTCAACAGGGGCTTTACGAGGATGCTATCGACATATTCTGTAAGTTGCAGGGAGAAGGAATGCCATCTAACTATGTCACTTATACAAGCCTGTTGAATGCAATATCTGGACTTGCTGCAATTGAACATGGCAGACAAGTTCATGGCCATGTTATCAGATCAGAACTACCTTTTTATGTGGTCCTTCAGAATTCTCTTATTGACATGTACTCCAAGTGTGGAAACCTCATTTATGCTAGAAGGATATTTGACAGCATGTCTGAAAGAACTGTCAGCACGTGGAACACCATGCTCGTTGGTTACAGCAAACACGGGATGGGAAGAGAGGCAGTTGATCTGTTCAGAAAGAtgagagaagaagatgaaactAGCCCGGACAGCATCACGTTTTTAGCTGTGTTATCGGGCTGCAGCCATGGAGGAATGGAGGAGACAGGCCTGGACATCTTCAATGAGTTGGTTGCAGGAGAGAACAAGGTTGATCTTGGGATGGAGCACTATGGTTGTGTTGTTGATTTGCTTGGCAGATCCGGCCAAGTAGAGAGGGCTTATCAGTTTATTCAACAGATGCCTTTTGAACCGAGCACCTCCATTTTGGGCTCAGTTTTAGGTGCCTGCAGTTTTCACCTGAATGTCGACATTGGTGAACTCGTAGGCAATCGCCTCCTGGAAATCGAGCCAGGATGCGCGGGGAATTATGTCATCCTTTCTAACATATATGCATCTGCAGGAAGGTGGGGAGATGCAAGAAGAGTAAGGAAGTTGATGGAAGAGAAGTTAGTGGTGAAGGAGCCAGGAATGAGCTGTGTTTAA
- the LOC116029789 gene encoding serine/threonine-protein kinase BLUS1-like, translated as MAINEARFRNYLVNLDSQMVYKIISDDPIGRDSANIPVYKVVHSVLDGTMVTFSNDFLCVKKAANRRREEGNSTTTLLHREIFTRNYALPYNHKNLMPVEAHFVNRLTDDLCVVMPFPERGSLRSIVAEKFPYGFPEAFISVALRPVLKALRFLHGAKILHGDVTAGHVYVKSGPQILLGFAATLYEHQVSNPECSSHSALPATQISTWAAAPEAYNNSNGGNGKAADIWLVGITALELAYGGIRVPNREALEVMIRGIIETKRLPKNYQLEGERKEGIKEKGKNKIMEGERGEEERSFSREFEKMVAECVAWNPADRPSARSLLKHEFFSRIKGLKKSALKSHFQHVVIDDENIMENSDFNSSSPSDYSPAVKNRRPKSHISIPGRPDESFDNEFDDEALDLNFNLFPTSLESYCDIVKEVPLKLRFFKTAKRKLFEDDEYMGDDEEERSEKTSVKLRPIRANQTLRIGTERNNSVQTPELFDQNMGDNASQKCNIQ; from the exons ATGGCTATCAATGAAGCTCGTTTTCGCAACTACCTCGTGAATCTCGACTCACAAATGGTGTACAAGATCATCTCCGACGACCCAATTGGCAGAGATTCCGCTAACATTCCCGTCTACAAAGTAGTCCACTCCGTCCTCGATGGCACAATGGTTACTTTTTCTAACGACTTTCTTTGCGTCAAGAAAGCGGCGAATCGCCGCCGTGAAGAAGGCAATTCAACAACAACGTTATTGCACCGAGAAATCTTTACAAGAAACTATGCTTTGCCGTATAATCACAAGAACTTGATGCCAGTGGAAGCCCATTTCGTCAACAGGCTAACGGACGATCTCTGCGTCGTGATGCCGTTCCCGGAACGGGGCTCGCTCCGGTCAATCGTGGCCGAAAAATTCCCGTATGGGTTCCCGGAAGCGTTCATCTCCGTGGCCCTGAGACCGGTCCTTAAGGCGCTGCGGTTTCTCCACGGCGCCAAGATCCTCCACGGCGACGTCACCGCCGGCCACGTTTACGTCAAGAGCGGCCCTCAAATCCTGCTGGGTTTCGCCGCCACGCTTTACGAACACCAAGTTTCCAATCCGGAATGTTCTTCTCATTCCGCTTTACCGGCCACCCAGATTTCCACTTGGGCCGCCGCACCGGAGGCTTACAATAATAGTAATGGTGGGAATGGAAAGGCTGCAGATATTTGGCTGGTGGGAATCACTGCCCTGGAATTGGCTTATGGGGGAATCAGAGTTCCGAATCGCGAGGCCCTTGAGGTTATGATCAGGGGAATAATTGAAACCAAAAGGCTTCCCAAGAATTACCAGTTAGAAGGAGAAAGAAAAGAGGGGATTAAGGAGAAGGGGAAGAATAAGATAATGGAAGGTGAGAGAGGAGAGGAAGAAAGGTCATTTTCGAGGGAGTTTGAGAAGATGGTGGCAGAATGTGTGGCGTGGAACCCTGCGGATAGGCCCTCTGCTCGTAGCCTTCTGAAACATGAGTTTTTCAGCAGGATTAAGGGGTTGAAGAAGTCCGCGTTGAAATCACACTTTCAGCATGTTGTGATTGATGATGAAAACATAATGGAAAACTCCGATTTCAACTCCTCCTCGCCCTCTGACTACTCTCCGGCTGTTAAAAACAG GAGGCCGAAATCTCACATTTCAATCCCTGGCCGGCCTGATGAAAGCTTTGATAATGAGTTTGATGATGAAGCACTTGATCTCAACTTCAATTTATTCCCCACCAG TCTAGAATCTTACTGTGATATCGTTAAAGAAGTACCACTGAAGTTGCGGTTTTTCAAGACGGCCAAGAG AAAAttgtttgaagatgatgaatatatgggggatgatgaagaagaaagatCAGAGAAGACATCGGTGAAGCTGAGGCCAATCAGGGCCAATCAGACCCTAAGGATAGGAACAGAGAGAAATAATAGTGTTCAAACCCCAgaattatttgatcaaaataTGGGGGATAATGCCTCACAAAAATGCAATATACAGTAA
- the LOC116028465 gene encoding uncharacterized protein LOC116028465 — MADAQEVKLERFLQWLQLNKVELRGSSIKYSGSNKGFGIFSSNDVCDGILLVVPLDLIITPMRVLQDPLLGPHCRAMFEEEEVDDRFLIILFLMVERLRKNSSWKPYFDILPTEFGNTLWFSDDELSELKGTTLYQATDLQRQKLQYLFHEKVKKLAEKLLTLDGCPESEVSFEDFLWANSIFWSRAQNIPLPHSYVFPKSSEGQEPVSDESAKKDTTVASKSGEDTVWVEGIVPGIDFCNHGVRATATWEVDATGLTTGTPFSMYLLSVGEVPIHSGEEILISYGNKGNEELLYLYGFVMEDNPDDYLMVHYPVGAIQGIAFAESKSQLLEAQKAELRCLLPRTLLKDGFFPPCMPRIENNDKCPSNSISAYSWSGQRKMPSYLNRLVFPEDFLTALRTIAMKDDELYKVTSLLTELVGPGGQRQPSDAEVRAAIWEACGDSGALQVLVDLLNMKMTELEEGSGREENDAELLRSARSIDNSVDYQSKCDNNGTKENKLLSRNRWCSIVYRHGQKQLTSLFLKEAEHALQLALTEGN, encoded by the exons ATGGCGGACGCCCAAGAAGTCAAGCTTGAACGGTTTCTCCAGTGGCTACAG TTGAATAAAGTGGAGCTACGCGGTAGCAGTATCAAGTACAGCGGTTCGAACAAAGGGTTTGGAATTTTTTCCTCTAATGATGTCTGTGATG GGATACTGCTGGTGGTTCCACTTGATTTAATTATAACTCCTATGAGGGTGCTTCAAGACCCACTTCTTGGACCCCATTGCCGGGCCATGTTTGAGGAAGAGGAAGTAGATGACAGGTTCTTGATTATTTTGTTTCTAATGGTGGAACGCCTACGGAAGAACTCTTCTTGGAAACC GTATTTTGATATTCTTCCAACCGAATTTGGGAATACCCTTTGGTTTTCAGATGATGAGCTCTCTGAGCTGAAGGGAACTACATTGTATCAGGCAACTGATTTGCAG AGGCAaaaactgcagtatctttttcATGAGAAAGTGAAGAAGTTGGCTGAGAAACTTTTAACTCTTGATGGATGCCCTGAAAG TGAAGTGAGCTTTGAGGACTTCCTATG GGCAAATTCCATATTTTGGAGTCGAGCACAAAATATACCTCTTCCACATTCCTATGTATTTCCAAAAAGTTCAGAAGGACAAG AACCTGTGTCtgatgaatctgcaaaaaaagaCACAACTGTTGCATCTAAATCAGGAGAAGATACAGTTTGGGTAGAGGGTATTGTCCCAGGCATTGATTTTTGCAACCATG GTGTAAGGGCCACAGCTACATGGGAAGTTGATGCAACAGGACTTACAACTGGAACCCCATTTTCTATGTACCTTCTTTCAG TTGGAGAAGTTCCTATCCATAGTGGCGAAGAGATATTAATTAGTTATGGCAACAAGGGAAATGAG GAGCTGCTTTACCTGTATGGATTTGTAATGGAGGATAATCCAGATGACTATCTCATG GTTCATTACCCTGTGGGGGCTATTCAGGGCATTGCTTTCGCCGAGTCCAAATCACAGCTTCTTGAAGCACAG AAAGCTGAATTGAGGTGTCTCTTACCAAGAACTTTGTTGAAAGATGGATTTTTTCCTCCATGTATGCCTCGAATAGAAAACAATGATAAATGCCCCAGTAATAGTATCAGTGCCTATAGTTGGAGCGGTCAGCGGAAGATGCCCTCTTACTTGAATAGGCTTGTTTTCCCCGAGGATTTCTTGACTGCCTTGAGAACAATAGCAATGAAAGATGATGAGCTTTATAAGGTCACATCATTACTTACAGAG CTTGTTGGACCTGGAGGCCAAAGGCAACCTTCTGATGCCGAAGTTCGAGCAGCAATTTGGGAGGCATGTGGTGATTCTGGAGCCCTGCAAGTGCTTGTCGATCTGCTTAACATGAA GATGACGGAGCTTGAAGAAGGTTCTGGGAGAGAGGAGAATGACGCTGAATTACTTCGCAGTGCTCGCTCCATAGATAATTCAGTGGATTACCAAAG CAAATGCGATAATAATGGCACCAAAGAGAACAAATTGCTAAGCAGAAACAGGTGGTGTAGCATAGTATACCGCCATGGGCAAAAGCAACTCACCAGCCTTTTCTTGAAGGAAGCTGAGCATGCCTTGCAGTTAGCATTGACTGAGGGAAACTAG